The Gimesia sp. DNA window GTGATCCAGATCAACAGGATTTGACAGGCAGACGCCATCGAAGGCTCCAGAAATAACAGGACATCAGACTCTCTTATCAATATAGAGTCTGAGCCTGTTGAAGTCCACCCGGATTTTTTACTCTGGTTCCGGTAGCGCTGGTGGTGCCGGAGCATGCAGAGGCACATCCTGACCCGAAACGCGACTGAGTTGTGTCAGGGCGATCGCCAGTTCGCCAATGGCCTGGTGATATCCCAGCTCAAGCGTCAACAGATTGCGATAATCGCGAATCACGCGGTCAAACTCGACAGCCCCGCGGGAATAAGACTCCTGGTCGGCCCGCAACGTCTGCTGCGCCTGGGGAAGAATCGTATCTCGATAGAGTTGCGCCGTCTCTTCCGCCCGACGGGCTTCGGCCAGCAGTTCAGTGATCAACGCATCGTAGCGGTCCAGCAGGTCACTTTCTGAATACGTGGAGGCCAGATGCTTCCAGGTCGCCTCATCTTCCAGCGCGTCGTATTTCTCTTTCCACAGTGGAATACTGACTTGAGCTCCCAGCGACCAGGGATCCTGCCCTACCTTATACAAATTGGAAGGGGGCCGGTTGTTATCAGTGAAGAAATAGTTCGCCGACAGTGTCAGTTCCGGTCGACGGCTCAAATGAGCAACTTCGATCCCCCAACGTGTGGCCTGCGTCCGGAGTTGAGCCGCCTGGATCTCCGGCTGAGAATCCCGGGCCTGCTGAAAGATCTGCTGTGAAGACAGAGTCGGAAGATCGATCTTCAGTTCCTGCGGTGTTAAAATTGATGTATCCGCATCACGGGCGATGAGCCGATTGACTTCTGCCTGAATCGCGACCCGCAACTTGCGGTAGGTCAGCAGTCGCTCTTCCAGCTTGCTGAGTTCCAGTGTTCCCAGCAGAACGTCCCCCTGGGTGGCACTTCCGGTCGAAATCTGTGCATTCGCCACATCGATCAGTGACTGCAGCAGTTGCTGATTTGCTTCTGCGGTTTCAATCTGCTGGTCAATGACATACAGTCGATACCAGCCCGTCCGCACTGCAGCGATGACCCGCAGTCGTTCTGAGAGATAGTCAGCCCGGACCGCAAAGGCTTCGAAGCAGGCCTGCTGTTCCATGGCGTCCAGTTTACCCAGCCAAGGAATCGCCTGGCTCATACTCATCACCGCCCGCTGAGAACCGGAAGCCGTCTGCAGCGGAGCCCCGAAGACATTCGCCCCCAGTCTCGGGTCAGGCAACTTATTGACGTAGCGGGAACGGGACGATGCAGCGTTGTACTCCTGGTAAAGCTTGACCAGTTTGGGGTTCTGTTCCACCGCCAGCATCTCCAGTTCACTCAGTGGCTGGGA harbors:
- a CDS encoding TolC family protein; the encoded protein is MKEHPSGRARGLGLALSAALITGCASQSTNVQTASTTASVDLKPTPVAETTFVEEPVTEAEILQTGGIKSAPEELTDGTHSDVVVNHPAISQPLSELEMLAVEQNPKLVKLYQEYNAASSRSRYVNKLPDPRLGANVFGAPLQTASGSQRAVMSMSQAIPWLGKLDAMEQQACFEAFAVRADYLSERLRVIAAVRTGWYRLYVIDQQIETAEANQQLLQSLIDVANAQISTGSATQGDVLLGTLELSKLEERLLTYRKLRVAIQAEVNRLIARDADTSILTPQELKIDLPTLSSQQIFQQARDSQPEIQAAQLRTQATRWGIEVAHLSRRPELTLSANYFFTDNNRPPSNLYKVGQDPWSLGAQVSIPLWKEKYDALEDEATWKHLASTYSESDLLDRYDALITELLAEARRAEETAQLYRDTILPQAQQTLRADQESYSRGAVEFDRVIRDYRNLLTLELGYHQAIGELAIALTQLSRVSGQDVPLHAPAPPALPEPE